The following proteins come from a genomic window of Fontisubflavum oceani:
- a CDS encoding DMT family transporter encodes MTADRPLLGILLMLGFCMLIPLADALAKILGDHFPLLQLIVVRFVAQGFLLLPLALAAGAILFPSRRITRLMFLRTILQITGLALMFTALRYLPLADAIAIAFVMPFIMLLLGKYVLGEEVGPRRLAACAVGFVGTLMVVQPSFAEVGAPALLPLGVALVFALFMLVTRQIAKEVDPMALQAVAGLMGLPILLPLFLFAPGPGSPPAIGWIMPQGVDIWLLVALGTIGAAGHLLMTWSLRFAPSATLAPMQYLEIPMATLVGWLIFRDLPNGLAAAGILLTLAAGLYIVMRERAVMRAAAETG; translated from the coding sequence ATGACCGCTGACCGTCCTCTTCTTGGCATCCTGCTAATGCTCGGGTTTTGCATGCTGATTCCCTTGGCCGATGCGCTGGCCAAGATTCTCGGCGATCATTTCCCGTTGCTGCAGTTGATTGTTGTCCGGTTTGTGGCCCAAGGGTTCCTGCTTTTGCCGCTGGCGCTGGCGGCGGGCGCGATCCTGTTTCCGTCGCGGCGGATCACTCGGCTGATGTTTCTGCGGACGATTTTGCAGATCACCGGGCTTGCGCTGATGTTCACGGCGCTCCGTTATCTGCCGCTGGCCGATGCTATCGCGATTGCGTTTGTGATGCCGTTCATCATGCTTTTGTTGGGCAAATACGTCCTGGGTGAGGAGGTCGGCCCGCGCCGCTTGGCGGCCTGCGCGGTTGGCTTTGTCGGCACCCTGATGGTGGTGCAGCCGAGCTTTGCCGAGGTTGGCGCGCCCGCCCTTTTGCCGCTTGGCGTGGCGCTTGTTTTTGCGCTTTTCATGCTGGTCACGCGCCAGATCGCCAAAGAGGTGGATCCGATGGCGTTGCAGGCGGTTGCGGGGCTGATGGGGCTGCCGATCTTGTTGCCGCTGTTTCTCTTCGCGCCGGGGCCGGGCAGCCCGCCTGCGATTGGGTGGATCATGCCGCAGGGGGTCGACATTTGGCTGCTTGTCGCGCTTGGGACCATTGGCGCGGCGGGGCATCTGTTGATGACCTGGAGCCTGCGTTTTGCGCCGTCGGCGACCCTGGCGCCGATGCAGTATCTGGAGATCCCGATGGCCACGCTGGTCGGCTGGCTGATCTTCCGCGATCTGCCGAACGGCTTGGCGGCGGCCGGTATCCTCCTAACCTTGGCGGCGGGACTCTACATCGTGATGCGCGAGCGGGCGGTGATGCGCGCTGCGGCAGAAACCGGCTAG